The genomic interval ATATTATTCAATTCCTCAACCAACTGAAGATACTGTTCGTATAAAACAACGTTTATACTTGTGTGAAAGAATTTTTCTGCTTGCTCTTTTACCGCCGCTACCACTTCCGGATTGCTGTACCCTACATTCAACACCCCTATACCCCCGGCAAAATCAATGAAGACATTGCCGTCAACGTCTTCTATAAGAGCTCCTTCCCCGCGTCTGGCAAATATAGGGGTGGTCATAAACACACCTTTAGGAACATTTCTTTCAAATCTGTTTAGCAATTCCCGGCTTTTGGGCCCTGGGATTTCAGTTATAATTTTAGGTTCTAATGTGCTGGTCATAGATATAAGCCTCCTTTTGATGTATCAGTATAATAGCTACACAAGATCAGTCCTTAATGGCAAACTCCTTCCTTTTTATATTTATATGAGCAATATACATGCCATGACCGGCAAGCGAAAAACAAGCCTCTAAAATATAAAAAAAGATATGAATTGATTTAAAAAATTCATATCTGTATCACTGATTAACGAAAACAGGGTAAATTATAGCTTTGCTTTAATTCATTATTGAATTATGAATTTATGCCTGCATCAATTGTCGCAATTTTCACAATCGTTTTCCAAGTATTTTTTCAGCTTTCTCACTACAGTAGGCTGACTTATGCCAAGTACCTCAGCTATCTTGTAAGTATTTTTTAGATAATTATAGGCTGCAACAATTAGTTGCTTCTCGGTTTGTTCCATAGCTTCTTTTAAGGGTCTCAGCTTAGTCTCTACCATTTCTTCTTTTCTATTTTTAGATAAGAAACCTGGCAAATCGTCATAATCTATAACTTCATTGTCTGCCGTAACAACCAACCTTTCTATACAGTTTTCCAGCTCCCTTACATTTCCCGGCCAATCGTACTCCAATAATGCTTCAAAGACCTCCTTGCTCAATCGTATATTAGTTGAATACTTGAGATTCAGCTTTTCAACAAAGTACTTGGCTAATACGATAATGTCTTCCTTTCTCTCTCTAAGTGGGCAAATGTATAACGGTATAACGTTGAGTCTGTAATAAAGGTCTTCTCTAAATCTTCCTTCGCAAATCATCTTATTCAAATCCCTATTGGTTGCCGCAATTATCCTGACATCTACTGTCTTAGTATCTACTCCGCCAATTCTCATGAACTTCTTCTCATTTACCACTTTTAGTAATTTAACTTGCATATGAATCGGCAACTCGCTTATCTCATCCAAAAACAGTGTTCCTTTATCGGCCAGCTCAATCAGGCCTGTTTTACCATCCTTTCTGGCACCTGTAAATGCTCCCCTCTCATATCCAAAGAGTTCCGATTCAAGCAGTGTTTCAGGGATTGCCCCGCAGTTAATACTTACAAATTCTTTATTGCTCCTTTTGCTCATTTTATGAATCGTTTCAGCTATTAACCCTTTTCCAACTCCTGACTCGCCGCTGATTAAAACATTGGAATCAACCCGTGCTATTTTTTCCACCAGAGCCATGATTCCTTCCATTTTAAGACTCTTATATATTATGTTGCTCTTAATCCCGTCATTTTGCTTCAATATTTCCAGCTGATTGTAGTACGTTTGGGCAAGCTCTTTAGTTTCTTTTAATGCCTGCTGTAGTTCATGTATCTCGGTAATATCCTTCGAAGTACTGATTACCTGTACCAGCTTTCCATTACCGTCA from Bacillota bacterium carries:
- a CDS encoding sigma 54-interacting transcriptional regulator, with the translated sequence MEAIFKEGSILLFLNSFEKAVVVIDTNGNVTFINRAGENLLDKGLAEIRGRNFRQYMHFDMIDEVLSKGLSITSASVWVNSRIRYINMCPISINRNTIGAVIVLDNTDNSDNFVSTFRLSNGINRELESVFNACYDEVFITDGEGNVLKVNAICEKLYNLQTEDLVGRNVRELEKRGVFCPSVTIKVIRDKKMISLTQRTNSGKVLIVTGNPVFDGNGKLVQVISTSKDITEIHELQQALKETKELAQTYYNQLEILKQNDGIKSNIIYKSLKMEGIMALVEKIARVDSNVLISGESGVGKGLIAETIHKMSKRSNKEFVSINCGAIPETLLESELFGYERGAFTGARKDGKTGLIELADKGTLFLDEISELPIHMQVKLLKVVNEKKFMRIGGVDTKTVDVRIIAATNRDLNKMICEGRFREDLYYRLNVIPLYICPLRERKEDIIVLAKYFVEKLNLKYSTNIRLSKEVFEALLEYDWPGNVRELENCIERLVVTADNEVIDYDDLPGFLSKNRKEEMVETKLRPLKEAMEQTEKQLIVAAYNYLKNTYKIAEVLGISQPTVVRKLKKYLENDCENCDN